A DNA window from Pirellulales bacterium contains the following coding sequences:
- a CDS encoding glycoside hydrolase family 16 protein — translation MHVFVRCGCLSIVVLSSVDKGAWAVDSVAPESVAGERRDLAGFRLVWADEFDANGPPNPKNWTYERGFVRNEELQWYAPQNADCRNGLLVIEARREQVKNPRFDPQSGDWRRRREHAEYTSACVLTRGLQEWLYGRIFVRARIDARPGLWPAIWTLGSARGWPGCGEIDVMEYYRDMLLANACWSGRRGRPAWDAVNVPLADFGENWAADFHEWELDWTESRIRILVDGKLLNEVDLEQAVNQDRGRTRPFAEPHYVLLNLAIGGTQGGDPSETQFPARFEVDYVRVYQVDETAQ, via the coding sequence ATGCACGTGTTTGTTCGTTGCGGTTGTCTCTCCATCGTGGTTCTGTCAAGCGTCGACAAGGGCGCATGGGCCGTCGATTCGGTCGCGCCCGAGTCGGTCGCCGGCGAGCGACGTGATTTGGCCGGATTCCGCCTCGTGTGGGCGGACGAATTCGATGCGAACGGCCCGCCGAATCCAAAGAACTGGACATACGAACGCGGATTCGTCCGCAATGAAGAGCTGCAGTGGTACGCGCCGCAGAACGCCGACTGCCGCAACGGACTGCTGGTGATCGAGGCGCGCCGCGAGCAGGTGAAGAATCCGCGATTCGACCCGCAATCGGGCGATTGGCGGCGGCGCCGCGAGCATGCCGAGTACACCTCGGCGTGCGTGCTGACCCGCGGATTGCAGGAGTGGCTTTACGGGCGGATCTTCGTCAGGGCCCGCATCGACGCCCGCCCGGGGCTGTGGCCGGCGATCTGGACGCTCGGCTCGGCCCGCGGCTGGCCGGGGTGCGGCGAAATCGACGTCATGGAATACTACCGCGACATGCTGCTGGCGAACGCCTGCTGGTCGGGCCGCCGCGGACGGCCCGCCTGGGATGCGGTGAACGTGCCCCTGGCTGATTTTGGCGAGAACTGGGCGGCGGACTTCCATGAGTGGGAGCTTGACTGGACCGAGTCGCGGATCCGCATCCTCGTCGACGGCAAGCTCCTCAACGAGGTCGATCTGGAACAGGCCGTCAATCAGGACCGCGGGCGGACGCGTCCCTTCGCCGAGCCCCACTACGTGCTGCTCAATCTTGCCATCGGCGGGACGCAGGGGGGAGACCCGAGCGAGACGCAGTTCCCCGCACGGTTCGAGGTCGACTACGTCCGCGTTTATCAGGTTGACGAGACGGCGCAGTAG
- a CDS encoding Gfo/Idh/MocA family oxidoreductase, which translates to MNAQKLNAAIVGLGFGAEFIPIYQRHPDVNIHAICRRNEAELHKAGDAFGVPQRYTSYRQLLADPTVDFVHINSPIPDHGWMSIEALKAGKHVMCTVPMATTIDECRQICRLVEETGLKYMMAETVVYSREFLFIRDMYRRGEFGKIQYLQASHPQDMDGWPTYWERMIPMHYATHVVSPVLGLMDSRAESVSCFGSGAVRDDIREKSGNPFAVQSCHIRLADSDVAAHVWRFLYDTARQYRESFDVYGSKKSFEWTLVEGEPHVVHTAKRPEHEIPERVEIPDFAHLLPEEIRPFTRSIVDADHLSFLQGAGHGGSHPHLVHEFVSAVRDDRQPWPNATTSANWTCVGILAHESAMQGGAILGLPEFTKTASMRYDRAHGAPARLAGVREGAPISQTDQAR; encoded by the coding sequence ATGAATGCTCAGAAGCTCAACGCGGCGATCGTCGGACTCGGGTTTGGCGCCGAGTTCATTCCGATCTACCAACGGCATCCCGACGTCAATATTCACGCGATCTGTCGTCGTAACGAAGCCGAACTCCACAAGGCGGGCGACGCGTTCGGCGTGCCGCAGCGTTACACGAGCTACCGGCAACTGCTTGCCGATCCGACCGTGGACTTCGTTCACATCAACAGCCCGATCCCCGATCACGGCTGGATGAGCATCGAGGCCCTCAAGGCCGGCAAGCACGTCATGTGCACCGTCCCCATGGCGACCACGATCGACGAGTGCCGGCAGATCTGCCGACTGGTCGAGGAAACGGGCCTCAAGTACATGATGGCCGAGACCGTGGTCTACAGCCGCGAGTTTCTGTTCATCCGCGACATGTATCGCCGCGGCGAGTTCGGCAAGATCCAATACCTGCAGGCCTCGCACCCGCAGGATATGGACGGCTGGCCGACGTATTGGGAACGGATGATCCCGATGCACTACGCCACGCACGTCGTCAGCCCCGTGCTGGGGCTCATGGACAGCCGGGCCGAGTCCGTCTCCTGCTTCGGTTCCGGCGCCGTCCGGGACGACATTCGGGAGAAGTCCGGCAACCCGTTCGCCGTCCAATCATGCCACATCAGGCTCGCCGACAGCGACGTCGCCGCCCACGTCTGGCGGTTCCTGTACGACACGGCTCGGCAGTATCGCGAGAGCTTCGACGTGTACGGGTCGAAGAAATCGTTCGAGTGGACGCTGGTCGAAGGCGAGCCGCACGTCGTTCATACGGCGAAGCGCCCCGAGCACGAGATTCCCGAGCGGGTCGAGATCCCCGATTTCGCCCACCTGCTGCCGGAGGAGATTCGTCCGTTCACGCGATCGATCGTCGACGCCGATCACCTGTCGTTCTTGCAAGGCGCCGGCCACGGCGGATCGCATCCCCACTTGGTCCACGAGTTCGTCTCGGCCGTGAGAGATGATCGGCAACCGTGGCCCAACGCCACCACCAGCGCCAACTGGACGTGCGTGGGGATTTTGGCGCACGAATCCGCCATGCAGGGGGGGGCGATACTGGGCCTTCCCGAATTCACCAAAACGGCTTCCATGCGGTATGATCGCGCCCACGGGGCGCCGGCCCGTCTCGCCGGCGTACGAGAGGGAGCGCCGATCTCGCAGACCGACCAAGCTCGCTGA
- a CDS encoding DUF1559 domain-containing protein: MTDSSPRRSPTAAFTLVELLVVIAIIGVLVALLLPAIQAAREAARMNTCQNHLRQVALACLNHESSLKRLPSGFTSLDGGPGDTVDIFHTWASYVLPYLEQANVFGQIDFTIPSYRPWELAGATQPLNAPWTYTQLDVYLCPSDQPRGIHTGDAQWFAHGSYLANQGWWGWWQRTTLNTYQARLQAETTANGGIDKRGPFQKVWGQKNKGTQLREISDGTSNTAMLAECRQYPGEDSRGVLFLGSCVYSHENPPNARSLDYLEWCGSDVGADDRDGVVNPSAPCSEARRAARGMWTQPARSQHPGGVNVAFCDGRVVYASDDVDIDAWRAISTMANAETLNIGS, encoded by the coding sequence ATGACGGACTCATCACCCCGACGATCTCCGACAGCGGCGTTCACGCTGGTCGAGTTGCTGGTGGTCATCGCGATCATCGGCGTGCTGGTGGCGTTGTTGCTGCCGGCGATTCAGGCGGCGCGCGAGGCGGCGCGCATGAACACCTGCCAGAATCACCTCCGTCAGGTCGCGCTGGCTTGCCTGAATCACGAGAGCAGCCTGAAGCGACTCCCTTCGGGGTTCACCTCGCTCGACGGCGGCCCCGGCGACACGGTCGACATCTTCCACACTTGGGCGTCCTACGTGCTCCCCTACCTTGAACAGGCGAACGTCTTCGGGCAGATCGATTTCACGATCCCCTCGTACCGACCCTGGGAACTCGCGGGAGCGACGCAGCCGCTAAACGCCCCGTGGACGTACACGCAACTCGACGTCTATCTGTGCCCGTCCGATCAGCCGCGGGGGATTCATACGGGCGACGCCCAGTGGTTCGCCCACGGCAGCTATTTGGCGAACCAAGGGTGGTGGGGCTGGTGGCAACGAACGACGCTCAACACCTACCAGGCGCGGCTGCAGGCTGAGACGACCGCCAACGGCGGCATCGACAAACGGGGCCCGTTTCAGAAGGTGTGGGGACAAAAAAACAAGGGGACTCAACTTCGCGAGATCAGCGACGGCACGAGCAATACGGCGATGCTCGCCGAGTGTCGGCAGTATCCGGGCGAGGATTCGCGCGGCGTACTGTTTCTGGGAAGCTGCGTCTACTCGCACGAGAACCCGCCGAACGCGCGTTCGCTGGACTACCTGGAGTGGTGCGGCAGCGACGTCGGGGCTGACGATCGAGACGGGGTCGTCAATCCCTCGGCGCCCTGCTCGGAGGCGCGCCGGGCGGCCCGCGGAATGTGGACCCAACCGGCGCGCAGCCAGCATCCCGGCGGCGTGAACGTCGCGTTCTGCGACGGCCGGGTCGTGTACGCAAGCGACGACGTCGACATTGACGCTTGGCGTGCGATCTCGACGATGGCCAACGCCGAAACGCTCAACATCGGATCATGA
- a CDS encoding FAD-dependent oxidoreductase produces the protein MIRVAIDGTWVEVPDGASVLDAARQAGVDVPALCCHPDFPPNASCMCCLVRIDGAATPSPSCATKVRDGMQVESETAEIRALRRTGLELLLGDHAGDCRAPCENTCPARMDVPDMLRHVVDGDYRAALAVVKRDIALPAILGRVCPEVCESACRRGQHDSPAAICKIKRFVADRDLDSLAPYLPEIGPPTGRRIAVVGGGPTGLTAAYHLALRGHACTIFEAQPHLGGRLRSEYTAEELPPSVLAAEIAAVLRAGIATSYSQRIDARLALDALLAEHDAVLLATGRTDGYALAGLGLRHGGNGVQVDPATRLTSCDRVFAAGNVVRPYKLVVQSVAEGKLAAECIDCRLANRPVPDRRKAFESRLQRMTAGELCDFCEGTPTTPRIDARLFNGDVSEDAVRQEAARCLHCDCEALHHCLLHHYAKAYDCDARRFAGPGQHYRGRIEGRGVRLEIGKCIACGICVQIAAATPDAVGLALTGRSTAIRVAPPAGTSLDAALGSAARQCAEACPTGAIVVDAS, from the coding sequence ATGATCCGCGTGGCGATCGACGGAACGTGGGTCGAGGTCCCCGACGGGGCGAGCGTGCTCGACGCCGCTCGGCAAGCCGGCGTCGACGTGCCGGCCCTCTGTTGTCATCCCGACTTCCCGCCCAACGCTAGTTGCATGTGCTGTTTGGTGCGCATCGACGGCGCCGCGACGCCGTCTCCGTCCTGCGCCACGAAGGTTCGCGACGGGATGCAGGTCGAGTCCGAGACCGCTGAGATCCGCGCACTGCGCCGCACCGGGCTGGAACTGCTGCTCGGGGACCACGCAGGCGACTGCCGCGCGCCGTGCGAGAACACATGCCCCGCGCGGATGGACGTCCCCGACATGCTGCGCCACGTCGTCGACGGCGATTATCGCGCGGCGCTGGCGGTGGTGAAGCGGGACATCGCGCTTCCGGCGATCCTGGGTCGGGTCTGTCCGGAAGTGTGCGAGAGCGCGTGCCGTCGCGGGCAACATGACAGCCCTGCAGCAATCTGCAAGATCAAGCGGTTCGTCGCCGATCGCGACTTGGATTCTCTCGCGCCTTACTTGCCGGAGATCGGGCCGCCGACGGGGCGTCGCATCGCGGTCGTCGGCGGAGGACCGACGGGGTTGACCGCCGCGTATCACCTTGCGCTGCGGGGACACGCTTGCACGATCTTCGAGGCCCAGCCGCATCTGGGAGGGCGATTACGGAGCGAGTACACGGCCGAGGAACTCCCGCCGAGCGTGCTGGCCGCGGAGATCGCCGCCGTCCTGCGGGCTGGAATCGCAACCAGCTATTCGCAGCGGATTGACGCCCGTCTCGCCCTCGATGCGCTCTTGGCCGAGCACGACGCGGTGTTGTTGGCCACGGGGCGAACCGACGGATATGCGCTGGCTGGGTTAGGGCTTCGCCACGGCGGCAACGGGGTTCAAGTCGACCCGGCGACGCGCCTTACCAGTTGCGACCGCGTGTTCGCCGCGGGCAATGTCGTCAGGCCGTACAAACTCGTCGTGCAGTCGGTCGCCGAGGGGAAGCTGGCCGCCGAGTGCATCGATTGCCGGCTGGCGAATCGTCCCGTGCCGGATCGGCGGAAGGCGTTCGAGTCGCGATTGCAACGGATGACTGCCGGCGAATTGTGCGATTTTTGCGAGGGCACGCCGACGACGCCGCGCATTGATGCCCGGTTGTTCAACGGCGACGTGAGCGAAGACGCCGTTCGGCAGGAAGCGGCCCGTTGCTTGCACTGCGACTGCGAGGCGCTGCATCACTGTTTGTTGCATCATTACGCCAAGGCGTATGACTGCGACGCGCGGCGATTCGCCGGGCCAGGGCAACACTACCGCGGCCGGATTGAGGGGCGGGGCGTGCGGCTGGAGATCGGCAAGTGCATCGCGTGCGGGATTTGCGTACAGATCGCCGCGGCGACCCCCGACGCGGTCGGATTGGCCCTCACGGGGCGGAGCACGGCGATCCGCGTTGCGCCTCCTGCGGGAACGTCGCTCGACGCCGCCCTGGGGAGCGCCGCCCGGCAATGCGCCGAGGCCTGCCCGACCGGCGCCATCGTCGTCGATGCATCCTGA
- a CDS encoding ADP-ribosylglycohydrolase family protein, protein MQIPCFSRAAIRWSVALAAVVQSFSNSAAANGAEVVLLRAEVEDRIRGGMLGQILGNLNGLPHEMKYIHEPGNVDAYVPALPEGARTDDDTDLEWIYVVEIERRGDPLIPADQIARLWRRHVNEGVWCANGYARQLMELDFEPPLTGSAKLNPWASFNLSGQFVCESFGLMSPAMPQTAARIGMHYTRVAVEGEPLQTTRLFTAMIASAFVEHDVERLLDAGLAAVDPLSEVAAIVAATRDICRAHPDDWRAARQSIKDRWQVHRGEVRDWNGYELNAACTIAALVYGRGDMAETLRIAFNLGWDCDNNAATAATIVGVMVGRQRLDAQDWEIKDLYRNTTRPGMPDDETIASYEDRVLACADMVIRRQGGEAIVVNGEPAYRIVAERAGYVADEGADAPCAGAIALDPPDGAPETVRRLARAAYLAICCGVDERLARERPQEWLDAVRALASFAGLMREIKAAPRPYGTVQQAGVARWLEVDQLPD, encoded by the coding sequence ATGCAAATCCCCTGTTTCAGCCGCGCTGCGATCCGTTGGTCAGTCGCGCTCGCTGCGGTCGTCCAGTCGTTCTCGAACTCCGCGGCGGCGAACGGGGCCGAGGTCGTACTTCTGCGGGCCGAAGTTGAAGATCGCATCCGCGGCGGGATGCTGGGGCAGATCCTGGGGAATCTCAACGGACTGCCCCACGAGATGAAGTACATCCACGAACCCGGGAACGTCGACGCCTACGTCCCGGCGCTCCCCGAAGGAGCTCGCACCGACGACGACACCGATCTGGAGTGGATCTACGTCGTCGAGATCGAGCGGCGAGGCGATCCGCTGATCCCCGCCGACCAAATCGCGCGGCTGTGGCGGCGCCATGTGAACGAGGGGGTCTGGTGCGCAAACGGCTACGCGCGGCAACTCATGGAGTTGGATTTCGAACCGCCGCTGACGGGTTCGGCAAAGCTGAATCCCTGGGCCAGCTTCAATCTCTCCGGTCAGTTCGTCTGCGAGTCGTTCGGGCTAATGTCCCCCGCGATGCCGCAGACCGCGGCCCGGATCGGCATGCACTACACGCGAGTCGCCGTCGAGGGAGAGCCTCTGCAAACGACGCGGCTGTTTACCGCGATGATCGCGTCGGCGTTCGTCGAGCACGATGTCGAACGGCTGCTCGATGCGGGCCTCGCCGCGGTTGATCCGCTTTCGGAGGTCGCCGCGATCGTCGCCGCGACGCGTGACATCTGCCGCGCGCATCCCGACGACTGGCGAGCGGCTCGCCAATCGATCAAAGACCGCTGGCAGGTCCATCGGGGCGAAGTCCGTGATTGGAACGGATACGAGTTGAACGCCGCCTGCACGATCGCCGCGCTCGTGTACGGTCGGGGCGACATGGCCGAGACGCTGCGGATCGCCTTCAATCTGGGATGGGACTGCGACAACAACGCGGCGACGGCCGCCACAATCGTCGGGGTCATGGTCGGGCGCCAACGCCTCGACGCGCAGGACTGGGAGATCAAGGATCTGTATCGCAACACGACCCGCCCCGGGATGCCCGACGACGAAACGATCGCCTCGTACGAAGATCGAGTCCTCGCCTGCGCCGACATGGTGATTCGCAGACAGGGAGGCGAGGCAATCGTCGTCAACGGCGAACCGGCCTATCGCATCGTCGCCGAGCGGGCGGGCTATGTCGCCGACGAGGGCGCCGACGCGCCTTGTGCCGGAGCGATTGCTCTCGACCCGCCCGACGGCGCCCCCGAGACGGTCCGCCGCCTCGCCCGAGCCGCTTACTTGGCGATCTGTTGCGGCGTCGATGAACGACTCGCTCGCGAACGCCCGCAGGAGTGGCTGGACGCGGTCCGCGCTCTCGCGTCGTTCGCGGGGCTGATGCGCGAGATCAAGGCCGCCCCCCGCCCCTACGGTACGGTCCAACAAGCCGGCGTCGCACGCTGGCTTGAGGTCGATCAGCTTCCGGATTAG
- a CDS encoding MFS transporter, which yields MMQSDNNRRLFLGCFIGLAATSFGFAVRGAVLGDWETQFGLTEEQKGIINGVGVYPFAISIILFSLIVDRIGYGTAMVFAFLGHVVSTVLTIFAPNFLTLYLATFLYALSNGVVESVINPVVATIYKDNKTHWLNVLHAGWPGGLVLGGLLSILVTRLEDGFGAKLPGEIWQWQMAILLLPILVYGSLLRGVRFPTQERVEAGVSFDDMLKEFGWGSAYIVSYLIIMGICQVLTVLDMESVRSLLAWLDWRTAMIVAVVPAMLFAVRVRGAFGRPMFVFLLLLMFLLATTELGTDGWIQDIMGAVLQDKTMGTWFIVYTSAIMFVLRFFAGPIVHRISPLGLLAASSALAVIGLVWLGNAGTGGGVLFLAATLYGFGKTFFWPTTLGVVSEQYPKGGALLLNAVTGVGMIAVGTIGGPYIGTIQDADFNRAVSEQAPELHKSVAATKTGLFSQYEYVDKSNYDALDKAERERLAGWERSTKQQALAKIAVLPAIMLACYVGLIAYFRAKGGYKAEVLTGHAAIDEKFTGGTIGPGEG from the coding sequence ATGATGCAATCTGACAACAATCGTCGGCTGTTTCTCGGCTGCTTCATCGGCTTGGCCGCCACGTCGTTCGGCTTCGCCGTCCGCGGCGCCGTGCTGGGCGACTGGGAGACGCAATTCGGCCTGACCGAAGAACAGAAGGGGATCATCAACGGCGTCGGAGTCTACCCGTTCGCCATCTCGATCATTCTGTTCAGCCTGATCGTCGACCGCATCGGCTACGGCACGGCGATGGTTTTTGCGTTCTTGGGGCACGTGGTGTCGACCGTGCTGACGATCTTCGCGCCGAACTTTCTGACGCTGTATCTCGCGACGTTCCTGTACGCCTTGTCCAACGGGGTCGTCGAGTCAGTCATCAATCCGGTCGTCGCCACGATTTACAAAGACAACAAAACGCACTGGCTGAACGTGCTCCACGCGGGGTGGCCGGGGGGCCTCGTCCTGGGGGGATTGTTGTCAATCCTGGTGACCAGGCTGGAGGACGGATTTGGCGCCAAGCTGCCGGGCGAAATCTGGCAATGGCAGATGGCGATCCTCTTGCTGCCGATCCTCGTCTACGGCTCTTTGTTGCGCGGGGTCCGCTTTCCCACCCAGGAGCGAGTCGAAGCGGGAGTCTCGTTCGACGACATGCTCAAGGAATTCGGCTGGGGGAGCGCCTACATCGTCTCGTACCTGATCATCATGGGGATCTGCCAGGTGCTGACGGTGCTGGACATGGAGTCAGTACGCAGTCTGCTGGCGTGGCTCGACTGGCGAACGGCGATGATCGTTGCAGTCGTCCCGGCGATGCTGTTCGCCGTCCGCGTCCGCGGCGCCTTCGGCCGGCCGATGTTCGTGTTTCTGCTGCTGTTGATGTTCCTGCTGGCGACGACCGAGTTGGGGACCGACGGCTGGATTCAAGACATCATGGGAGCCGTCTTGCAGGACAAGACGATGGGCACGTGGTTCATCGTCTACACCTCGGCCATCATGTTCGTGCTGCGATTCTTTGCGGGGCCGATCGTGCATCGCATCTCCCCGTTGGGATTGCTGGCGGCTTCCTCGGCGCTGGCGGTGATCGGACTCGTGTGGCTTGGCAACGCCGGAACGGGCGGGGGCGTGCTCTTCCTGGCCGCCACCCTGTACGGGTTCGGCAAGACCTTCTTCTGGCCGACGACGCTGGGAGTCGTCTCCGAACAGTACCCCAAGGGAGGAGCCCTGCTGCTCAACGCGGTGACCGGGGTCGGCATGATCGCCGTCGGCACGATCGGCGGGCCTTACATCGGCACGATCCAGGACGCCGACTTCAACCGCGCGGTGAGCGAACAGGCGCCCGAACTGCACAAGTCGGTCGCCGCGACCAAGACGGGCCTGTTCTCGCAATACGAATACGTCGACAAGAGCAACTACGACGCCCTCGACAAGGCCGAGCGGGAACGGCTCGCGGGCTGGGAGCGGTCGACCAAGCAGCAGGCGCTGGCCAAGATCGCCGTGCTGCCGGCGATCATGTTGGCATGCTATGTGGGCCTGATCGCGTACTTCCGCGCCAAGGGAGGCTACAAGGCCGAGGTCCTGACGGGCCACGCGGCGATCGACGAGAAATTCACCGGCGGGACGATCGGACCAGGCGAGGGCTGA
- a CDS encoding DNA-binding transcriptional regulator, translated as MQRRSVALLVETSNAYARGLLDGIIAYQREHELWSIYVAEQDRGARPPVWLKNWKGDGVIARIETPQIAAAVQKLNVPTVDVSAARMVKSLPWVETDDREISRLAVNHLVERGFENLAFCGEPIFNWSQWREENFLEFAAKANCLCHVFRGLSRNEKGFSWTRERRRLTAWIQKLPKPIGIMACYDFKGQQLLDVCRELDVAVPEQVAVVGVDNDARLCELCTPPLSSVIPDTHRTGYMAAELLDRMMHGDTISNRATLVAPIGIATRQSSDVYAIDDEFIAAALRYIREHACEGITVADVLKVVPLSRRMLEHRFQKLVRRTPHAEITRIRMERVCRLLRETDLSLDEIARKTGYAHADYLSVAFKKQTGMSPREFRKDTGYHSLKAQHGMLAD; from the coding sequence ATGCAACGCCGCTCCGTCGCCCTGCTGGTCGAAACCTCCAACGCCTACGCTCGCGGCCTGTTGGACGGAATCATCGCCTACCAACGGGAACATGAACTGTGGTCCATCTACGTCGCCGAGCAGGACCGGGGCGCCCGGCCGCCAGTCTGGCTCAAGAACTGGAAAGGGGACGGCGTCATCGCTCGAATCGAGACGCCCCAAATTGCCGCAGCGGTGCAAAAGTTGAATGTCCCGACGGTCGACGTCAGCGCCGCCCGGATGGTCAAGAGCCTGCCCTGGGTTGAGACCGACGATCGTGAAATCTCGCGGCTGGCCGTCAATCATCTTGTCGAGCGGGGGTTCGAGAATCTTGCCTTCTGCGGGGAACCGATCTTCAACTGGTCGCAATGGCGCGAGGAGAACTTCCTGGAGTTCGCCGCCAAGGCGAATTGCCTGTGCCACGTCTTTCGCGGACTGTCGCGGAACGAAAAGGGGTTTTCCTGGACCCGCGAACGCCGCCGGTTGACCGCTTGGATTCAAAAGCTCCCCAAGCCGATCGGGATCATGGCCTGCTACGACTTCAAGGGGCAGCAACTTCTGGACGTTTGCCGGGAATTGGACGTCGCCGTCCCCGAGCAAGTCGCGGTCGTAGGAGTCGACAACGACGCCCGATTGTGCGAGCTTTGCACGCCTCCCCTGTCGAGCGTGATTCCCGATACTCACCGCACCGGTTACATGGCGGCGGAACTGCTGGACCGGATGATGCACGGCGATACGATCTCGAACCGAGCGACGCTGGTGGCGCCAATCGGCATCGCCACCCGGCAATCGAGCGACGTCTATGCCATCGACGACGAGTTCATTGCCGCGGCTTTGCGATACATCCGCGAGCATGCGTGCGAAGGAATCACCGTGGCCGACGTCCTTAAGGTCGTGCCCTTGTCGCGACGAATGCTGGAGCACCGCTTCCAGAAGCTGGTTCGACGAACGCCTCACGCCGAGATCACCCGCATCCGCATGGAACGGGTCTGCCGACTGCTCCGCGAGACGGATCTGTCGCTCGACGAAATTGCCCGCAAGACGGGCTACGCCCATGCAGACTACCTGTCGGTCGCGTTCAAGAAGCAAACCGGCATGTCGCCCCGCGAGTTCCGCAAAGACACCGGCTACCATTCGCTGAAGGCGCAGCATGGAATGCTTGCGGATTGA
- a CDS encoding PEP-CTERM sorting domain-containing protein: MKRTASTLTIAVAIVAAAGRAPAVTYNYAGTDYDIGGTFFPGGTAPYVVAPWRSNDAAKAFDIDGNNVYGSAGYVMFATQYLYPNAGCCGSSAPYASATYPNLESMPSWIAGTQNLTTNKVGGWNYALVDDPTQTNGPRNYNWGQSLAPPVNGQVPYVKLGILDGNDIFGNNPATTPAGRWAFTVGPNAPAVIRVGVMTDGLDDTHWAASEVVLAEVTGMPNPMIVGSATSGTVTRNRFIDIHTFDIVGAQAGDTFAIMARAASGGFGAISAVTFDVVPEPTTAGLTLSALAALAGWRRRRV, encoded by the coding sequence ATGAAACGAACGGCAAGTACTTTAACGATCGCCGTCGCGATTGTCGCGGCGGCGGGTCGCGCTCCCGCGGTCACTTACAACTATGCCGGCACTGACTACGACATCGGCGGCACGTTCTTCCCCGGCGGAACGGCCCCCTACGTCGTCGCCCCGTGGCGGAGCAACGACGCCGCCAAGGCGTTCGACATCGACGGGAACAACGTCTACGGCTCGGCCGGCTACGTGATGTTCGCCACGCAGTATCTCTATCCGAACGCCGGTTGCTGCGGCAGCAGCGCGCCCTACGCCAGCGCGACTTATCCGAACCTCGAAAGCATGCCGTCCTGGATCGCCGGGACGCAGAATCTGACCACCAACAAGGTCGGCGGCTGGAACTACGCCCTGGTCGACGACCCGACGCAGACCAACGGACCGCGCAACTACAACTGGGGGCAAAGCCTCGCTCCGCCCGTCAACGGCCAAGTCCCGTACGTCAAGCTCGGCATCCTGGACGGCAACGACATTTTCGGGAACAACCCCGCGACGACCCCCGCCGGTCGCTGGGCGTTTACCGTCGGCCCGAACGCTCCGGCGGTGATTCGCGTCGGCGTGATGACAGACGGACTTGACGACACCCACTGGGCGGCCAGCGAGGTCGTCCTGGCCGAGGTGACTGGCATGCCGAACCCGATGATCGTCGGCTCGGCCACGTCCGGGACCGTGACGCGAAACAGGTTTATCGACATTCACACGTTCGACATCGTCGGAGCCCAGGCCGGCGATACGTTTGCGATCATGGCCCGTGCCGCCAGCGGCGGTTTCGGCGCCATCTCGGCCGTCACGTTCGACGTGGTGCCCGAGCCGACGACTGCGGGGCTGACCCTGTCCGCACTCGCGGCGCTCGCCGGCTGGCGGCGTCGTCGGGTATAA